Proteins co-encoded in one Halorussus lipolyticus genomic window:
- a CDS encoding molybdopterin-dependent oxidoreductase, producing MSLSRRDFIRGAGAGTVGALLTSSWGATQSVEPVTDVANPLKSYPNRDWEQVYHDIYAYDEVDWTVCHPNCTQSCALNFYMKNGVPIRAEQVYHNEEPSVGPSGYEDADVSQNWNPRGCMKGLTLHRRTFEPSRIKYPMVRKGWDPDDPNPEGRGEDEFERVSWEKAIDLVAEKMASLDDHKRFHIFNAIKADGLITRHGAGRRLASIFGGCEWTEYDWYADLPPGHVITTGYQTSDSDANAWRKGDYTIIQGKNLIHNKLADNHWLQEARERDGKMVGIYPDYSPTVQKCDRWLPIRPGSDPAIPLGFAHVIIRDELYDADFMRQFTSLPLLVREDDSKYLRAHEVFEDHEAPPEDSHDQHESDDWGDFVVVDQNGNPKPVTREEVGTETPVTPKLDAETEVSLADGGTVSVRTDFARQKQNVMENYSPEQVEEITTVPADAIEKTAKEFSAAEKGQWFTGEGINHWFHGNSELQRSIFFVQSMLGNVGDAGKGYYNYSGQYKIELLDGYPHYVNPDGHSAHGMYPGYAFAFFGGEQLDPHEIRGDFDREMDLVPQGDADEPVMPKGAETYTMSKPTILWTMNCNLLNQTKHQEHVVNNFTKHPDTSNELFIVSDMHMTYSAQHADIVLPCPSWLECDYPDITVGPENPFVTMDSGVMDPIYDTKQDGEVLALVAEKLDEKIPPEERRVDSYRAYFENFLDDDKDVRDYIQETLDAGITTKDIDVEDLEDGPERLDLKTYPRIPFYSQIHDDRPFYTKTGRMEFHKEEDRFVDLGRDDLDHIESVEGTPYGVNEKWPEAGEQENPLYHDEGYQFYYNTPHSKYRTHSSWGMTDWNLIWSARDFGSTSADPEGTERLVDDFSFPEAEGETSEAPPLGEAFVEIHPSDAEDIGVENGDYVRISGKRGGTVVRAMLSERQRPGKAGDMGQLTVWHGWWPQHFPDDEEAGEDDEKGFNTTTNIWLDPGQETDELVHKAVFGDPNVSEEVGEDIAWHGAELEHGYEETVWAPTGVNRDDLVTVEKYEEADWWPGDARKDELVEDYIGGSLQSKRGGSTTTSGDD from the coding sequence ATGAGTCTCTCCCGACGCGACTTCATCCGGGGTGCTGGCGCGGGGACAGTCGGCGCGCTCCTGACCAGCAGTTGGGGAGCGACCCAGAGCGTCGAACCCGTCACCGACGTCGCCAACCCCCTGAAGTCGTACCCGAATCGGGACTGGGAGCAGGTCTACCACGACATCTACGCCTACGACGAGGTAGACTGGACCGTCTGTCACCCCAACTGCACCCAGTCGTGCGCCCTGAACTTTTATATGAAGAACGGGGTCCCGATTCGGGCCGAACAGGTGTATCACAACGAGGAGCCGAGCGTCGGCCCCTCGGGCTACGAGGACGCCGACGTGAGCCAGAACTGGAACCCCCGCGGGTGCATGAAGGGGCTGACGCTCCACCGCCGGACCTTCGAGCCGAGTCGAATCAAGTACCCGATGGTCCGGAAGGGGTGGGACCCCGACGACCCCAACCCCGAGGGCCGAGGCGAAGACGAGTTCGAGCGCGTCTCGTGGGAGAAAGCCATCGACCTCGTCGCCGAGAAGATGGCGAGTCTGGACGACCACAAGCGGTTCCACATCTTCAACGCCATCAAGGCCGACGGCCTCATCACTCGCCACGGCGCGGGTCGGCGTCTGGCCTCCATCTTCGGTGGCTGTGAGTGGACCGAGTACGACTGGTACGCCGACCTGCCGCCGGGCCACGTCATTACGACTGGCTACCAGACCAGCGACTCGGACGCCAATGCGTGGCGGAAGGGCGATTACACCATCATTCAGGGCAAGAACCTCATCCACAACAAACTCGCGGACAACCACTGGTTGCAGGAGGCCCGCGAGCGCGACGGCAAGATGGTCGGCATCTACCCCGACTACTCGCCGACCGTCCAGAAGTGCGACCGGTGGCTTCCCATCCGACCCGGTTCCGACCCGGCGATTCCCCTCGGGTTCGCCCACGTCATCATCCGGGACGAACTCTACGACGCCGACTTCATGCGGCAGTTCACCAGCCTGCCCCTGCTGGTCCGCGAGGACGACAGCAAGTACCTCCGGGCGCACGAAGTCTTCGAAGACCACGAAGCTCCTCCGGAAGACAGCCACGACCAACACGAGAGCGACGACTGGGGCGACTTCGTGGTCGTAGACCAGAACGGGAACCCCAAACCCGTCACCCGCGAGGAGGTCGGCACCGAGACGCCGGTAACTCCCAAACTCGACGCCGAAACCGAGGTGTCGCTGGCCGACGGCGGGACAGTCTCGGTCCGGACGGACTTCGCCCGCCAGAAGCAGAACGTGATGGAGAACTACTCGCCCGAACAGGTCGAGGAGATAACCACGGTTCCGGCCGACGCTATCGAGAAGACTGCCAAAGAGTTCTCTGCGGCCGAGAAGGGCCAGTGGTTCACGGGCGAGGGTATCAACCACTGGTTCCACGGTAACTCGGAACTCCAGCGGTCCATCTTCTTCGTCCAGTCGATGCTGGGCAATGTCGGCGACGCGGGCAAGGGCTACTACAACTACTCGGGCCAGTACAAAATCGAACTCCTCGACGGCTACCCCCACTACGTCAACCCCGACGGCCACTCGGCCCACGGGATGTATCCGGGCTACGCCTTCGCGTTCTTCGGCGGCGAGCAGTTGGACCCCCACGAGATTCGGGGCGACTTCGACCGCGAGATGGACCTCGTGCCGCAGGGTGACGCCGACGAGCCAGTGATGCCGAAGGGCGCGGAGACGTACACGATGTCCAAGCCCACCATCCTGTGGACGATGAACTGCAACCTCCTGAACCAGACCAAACATCAGGAACACGTCGTCAACAACTTCACGAAGCACCCCGACACGAGCAACGAACTGTTCATCGTGTCGGACATGCACATGACCTACTCGGCCCAGCACGCCGACATCGTGTTACCCTGTCCCTCGTGGCTTGAGTGCGACTACCCGGACATCACGGTCGGTCCAGAGAACCCCTTCGTCACGATGGACAGCGGGGTCATGGACCCCATCTACGACACCAAACAGGACGGCGAGGTGCTGGCGCTGGTCGCCGAGAAGTTGGACGAGAAGATTCCGCCCGAGGAGCGCCGGGTCGATTCCTACCGGGCGTACTTCGAGAACTTCCTCGACGACGACAAGGACGTTCGGGACTACATTCAGGAGACCCTCGACGCCGGCATCACGACCAAAGACATCGACGTCGAGGACTTGGAAGACGGTCCCGAACGCCTCGACCTCAAGACCTACCCCCGAATCCCCTTCTACTCGCAGATTCACGACGACAGGCCGTTCTACACTAAGACCGGCCGGATGGAGTTCCACAAAGAGGAGGACCGATTCGTAGACCTCGGGCGCGACGACTTGGACCACATCGAGAGCGTCGAGGGGACGCCCTACGGCGTCAACGAGAAGTGGCCCGAGGCCGGCGAGCAGGAGAATCCCTTGTATCACGACGAGGGCTACCAGTTCTACTACAACACTCCTCACAGCAAGTACCGGACCCACTCGTCGTGGGGGATGACCGACTGGAACCTCATCTGGTCGGCCAGAGACTTCGGTTCGACCAGCGCCGACCCCGAGGGCACCGAGCGACTAGTTGACGACTTCTCGTTCCCCGAGGCCGAGGGCGAGACCAGCGAGGCCCCGCCCCTCGGCGAAGCGTTCGTGGAGATTCACCCCTCGGACGCCGAGGACATCGGCGTCGAGAACGGCGACTACGTGCGAATCTCCGGGAAGCGCGGCGGAACCGTGGTCCGGGCGATGCTGAGCGAGCGCCAGCGCCCCGGCAAGGCGGGCGACATGGGCCAGTTGACGGTCTGGCACGGGTGGTGGCCTCAGCACTTCCCCGACGACGAGGAGGCCGGCGAAGACGACGAGAAGGGATTCAACACCACGACGAACATCTGGCTCGACCCCGGCCAAGAGACTGACGAACTGGTCCACAAGGCGGTCTTCGGCGACCCGAACGTCTCCGAGGAGGTCGGCGAGGACATCGCGTGGCACGGCGCGGAACTCGAACACGGCTACGAGGAGACCGTCTGGGCACCGACCGGGGTGAACCGCGACGACCTCGTGACCGTCGAGAAGTACGAGGAGGCCGACTGGTGGCCGGGTGACGCCCGGAAGGACGAACTCGTGGAGGACTACATCGGCGGGTCGCTCCAGTCGAAACGCGGCGGTAGCACGACGACAAGCGGTGATGACTGA
- a CDS encoding 4Fe-4S dicluster domain-containing protein has protein sequence MPEVYNPQLGRKQSYPYEHRDDERDWHWGMIINTNRCINCNTCSFACKSTWTSGKGEEYMWWMNVETEPYGGYPMGWDMRLLDDLGPEETIFEAADSGEKVHGYVAQKEEWEYPALGDDSVHGEYPEDEVVESNPEEGKYHDIWQFYLPRLCNHCKNPACLAGCPRKAIYKRSEDGIVLLDQERCRGYRKCVKACPYHKPMYNPETGVSEKPVGCFPRIEEGNVPRCVSSCIGKTRLHGNINRGPDRGRPNGKKSAAPGRSPVNYLAKSDEKVGLPLYPQFGTRPQVFYMPPYHVPPEFLTQMFTPNTDQKRNDWPGSTYEESIKIIQQRVRNPSHHLLGVLQLFGATTRLIETYNVKENRVKGWDRKGKKVVDMPIEEDIEVREGEQWTNQP, from the coding sequence ATGCCCGAAGTGTACAACCCACAACTCGGCAGGAAGCAGAGTTACCCCTACGAACACCGCGACGACGAGCGCGACTGGCACTGGGGGATGATAATCAACACCAACCGGTGCATCAACTGTAACACCTGCTCGTTCGCCTGCAAGTCCACGTGGACCAGCGGGAAGGGCGAGGAGTACATGTGGTGGATGAACGTCGAGACCGAACCCTACGGGGGCTACCCGATGGGGTGGGACATGCGACTGCTCGACGACCTTGGCCCCGAAGAAACCATCTTCGAGGCCGCAGACTCTGGCGAGAAGGTCCACGGCTACGTCGCCCAGAAGGAAGAGTGGGAGTATCCCGCCCTCGGCGACGACTCGGTTCACGGCGAGTACCCCGAGGACGAGGTGGTCGAGTCCAACCCCGAGGAGGGCAAGTACCACGACATCTGGCAGTTCTACCTGCCCCGCCTCTGCAACCACTGCAAGAACCCGGCGTGTCTCGCTGGATGCCCCCGGAAGGCCATCTACAAGCGTTCGGAGGACGGCATCGTCCTGCTGGACCAAGAGCGGTGCCGGGGATACCGCAAGTGCGTGAAGGCGTGTCCCTACCACAAGCCGATGTACAACCCCGAGACCGGCGTCTCCGAGAAGCCGGTGGGATGCTTCCCCCGAATCGAGGAGGGCAACGTCCCGCGGTGCGTCTCGTCGTGCATCGGCAAGACGCGGCTTCACGGCAACATCAACCGAGGGCCGGACCGCGGCCGACCCAACGGCAAGAAGTCGGCCGCGCCGGGTCGGAGTCCGGTCAACTACCTCGCCAAGTCCGACGAGAAGGTCGGTCTCCCGCTGTACCCGCAGTTCGGCACCCGGCCGCAGGTGTTCTACATGCCGCCGTACCACGTGCCCCCGGAGTTCCTGACCCAGATGTTCACGCCGAACACCGACCAGAAGCGCAACGACTGGCCCGGTAGCACCTACGAGGAGTCCATCAAAATCATCCAGCAACGAGTCCGGAACCCGAGCCATCACCTGCTGGGCGTCCTCCAGTTGTTCGGCGCGACGACCCGACTCATCGAGACGTACAACGTCAAGGAGAACCGGGTGAAGGGCTGGGACCGGAAAGGCAAGAAAGTGGTCGATATGCCCATCGAGGAGGACATCGAGGTCCGCGAGGGCGAGCAGTGGACCAATCAGCCGTGA
- a CDS encoding TorD/DmsD family molecular chaperone, producing MEEGSEGNSTGTFTDVTPAERHSARSALYSAAAGALCYPDAELVADLTHDETTEGIQSAAAKLDLTAEADALLSALDSADTDDLEPAYNDLFGLPSDDGTYPVVPYEAEYTVGDEVGRQQRRIATVVGLLEAFGVEPADEFTERQDHVVVELELMQVLSARRAVAHERDDADTAANLERAEAMVLSEHLEDFVPAFAHDVRGATDEASADAKAVYRAAADLAEAVVTRDSASHPEPDLDFDASSEVRSGA from the coding sequence GTGGAAGAAGGTAGTGAAGGCAATTCCACAGGCACGTTTACCGACGTGACGCCGGCCGAGCGCCACTCGGCCCGGTCTGCGCTCTACAGCGCGGCGGCGGGTGCGCTCTGCTACCCCGACGCCGAACTCGTCGCGGACCTGACTCACGACGAGACCACCGAGGGCATCCAGTCGGCGGCCGCGAAACTCGATTTGACCGCCGAGGCCGACGCCCTGCTGTCGGCGCTCGATTCGGCCGACACTGACGACCTCGAACCGGCGTACAACGACCTGTTCGGCCTGCCGAGCGACGACGGCACCTACCCCGTGGTGCCCTACGAGGCCGAGTACACGGTCGGCGACGAGGTGGGCAGGCAACAGCGCCGGATTGCGACGGTCGTCGGCCTGCTGGAGGCCTTCGGCGTCGAACCCGCCGACGAGTTCACCGAGCGCCAAGACCACGTGGTCGTGGAACTCGAACTGATGCAGGTCCTGTCCGCTCGCCGGGCGGTCGCCCACGAACGGGACGACGCCGACACCGCGGCCAACCTCGAACGCGCCGAGGCGATGGTGCTTTCCGAACACCTCGAGGACTTCGTGCCCGCCTTCGCCCACGACGTTCGGGGCGCGACCGACGAAGCGTCCGCCGACGCGAAAGCGGTCTACCGCGCCGCGGCCGACCTCGCAGAGGCGGTCGTCACCCGCGATTCGGCCAGTCATCCTGAACCAGATTTGGACTTCGACGCCTCCTCGGAGGTGCGTTCCGGTGCCTGA
- a CDS encoding ethylbenzene dehydrogenase-related protein: MPERDAARRATVVTAVVVAALVLAQTAVTAAVTSGSQPAMSVEEVPSDPADGTWQDAPTRSVSLSKQQMAPPFGGGSIDEMSVQTVHNDTHTAFRLTWDDPTRDANIRAPENYSDAAAVMLRTGDKPPITMGAAGKPVDIWYWRASWQFEDRESFGEMYTYPHPNNETMPGRAVGNPLSKAQYDRFAQNYYAEGYGSLTHAPRQNVRADAEYDDGQWSVVFTRKHDTEGEFDASLAGSKNVYLAFAVWNGSADEVNGQKSLTLRFTELDTKKWAMTDASSQSGESGGQSAASGSESTAGRQSGDMWITRSVSNWVVGLVITTLLTWTVVYWRARE; encoded by the coding sequence GTGCCTGAACGCGACGCCGCGCGGCGAGCGACCGTCGTCACGGCGGTCGTAGTGGCCGCGCTCGTCCTCGCCCAGACCGCCGTCACCGCGGCGGTCACGAGCGGAAGCCAACCTGCGATGTCGGTCGAGGAGGTCCCGAGCGACCCGGCAGACGGGACGTGGCAGGATGCACCGACCCGAAGCGTCTCGCTGTCGAAACAGCAGATGGCCCCGCCCTTCGGCGGCGGGAGCATCGACGAGATGTCGGTCCAGACGGTCCACAACGACACCCACACCGCGTTCCGACTGACGTGGGACGACCCGACCCGCGACGCCAACATCCGGGCACCCGAGAACTACAGCGACGCCGCCGCGGTGATGCTCCGAACCGGCGACAAACCGCCCATCACGATGGGCGCGGCCGGCAAGCCCGTGGACATCTGGTACTGGCGGGCGAGTTGGCAGTTCGAGGACCGCGAGTCGTTCGGCGAGATGTACACCTACCCCCATCCGAACAACGAGACCATGCCGGGCCGTGCTGTCGGCAATCCGCTCTCGAAGGCCCAGTACGACCGGTTCGCCCAGAACTACTACGCCGAGGGCTACGGGTCGCTGACCCACGCTCCTCGCCAGAACGTCCGGGCCGACGCCGAGTACGACGACGGCCAGTGGTCGGTCGTCTTCACCCGGAAGCACGACACCGAAGGCGAGTTCGACGCGAGTCTCGCCGGGTCGAAGAACGTCTATCTGGCCTTCGCGGTCTGGAACGGGAGCGCCGACGAGGTTAACGGCCAGAAGTCGCTCACGCTCCGGTTCACCGAACTCGACACCAAGAAGTGGGCCATGACCGACGCGAGTAGCCAATCCGGCGAATCCGGCGGCCAGTCGGCCGCGTCAGGGTCCGAATCCACCGCCGGCAGACAGTCCGGGGACATGTGGATTACTCGGTCGGTGAGCAACTGGGTCGTCGGCCTCGTGATTACGACCCTGCTCACGTGGACCGTCGTCTACTGGAGGGCCAGAGAATGA
- a CDS encoding HEAT repeat domain-containing protein: protein MTEEYANRSARARSPLRGRDDSTDRDDEADLRSLLASACEYERRNAVLALVERAEDDGLDAETTSKLADRLAEDDSADVRQFAVEVLGVAGAEASAIRGALEDADEWVRAEAVVALSRVDPEDGLLCDALEDDSGWVRRNAVIALGKTERATFADLTDRIKNDPHPAVREYAALYLGERATDDQTEDAVRLLAAVLARDPEAFVRAKAAESLGDLATDRAEQALETHGVTDRSDDVKRTAKRALASARGVDPDQLDIELDDGPPGGGPQSPGETPGGPGPGAGKQRPGNHQR, encoded by the coding sequence ATGACCGAGGAGTACGCCAACCGGAGCGCCCGCGCTCGGTCGCCGCTCCGCGGACGGGACGACAGCACCGACCGCGACGACGAGGCCGACCTCCGAAGCCTGCTGGCCTCGGCCTGCGAGTACGAGCGCCGGAACGCCGTCCTCGCGCTGGTCGAGCGAGCAGAGGACGACGGCCTCGACGCCGAGACCACGAGCAAACTCGCCGACCGACTCGCCGAGGACGACAGCGCCGACGTGCGCCAGTTCGCTGTCGAGGTCCTCGGGGTCGCTGGCGCAGAAGCGAGCGCCATCCGGGGCGCGCTCGAAGACGCCGACGAGTGGGTCCGGGCCGAGGCCGTGGTCGCCCTCTCGCGGGTGGACCCGGAAGATGGCCTCCTCTGCGACGCGCTCGAAGACGACAGCGGTTGGGTCCGGCGCAACGCGGTCATCGCGCTGGGCAAGACCGAGCGGGCGACCTTCGCGGACCTGACCGACCGCATCAAGAACGACCCCCATCCCGCGGTCCGGGAGTACGCCGCGCTCTACCTCGGCGAGCGCGCTACCGACGACCAGACGGAAGACGCGGTTCGCCTGCTGGCCGCCGTGCTGGCCCGCGACCCCGAGGCCTTCGTCCGGGCGAAGGCCGCCGAGTCGCTGGGGGACCTCGCCACCGACCGGGCCGAACAGGCGCTGGAGACCCACGGCGTCACCGACCGGAGCGACGACGTGAAGCGGACCGCCAAGCGCGCGCTGGCCTCAGCCCGCGGCGTGGACCCCGACCAGTTGGACATCGAACTCGACGACGGACCGCCCGGCGGCGGCCCCCAATCGCCCGGCGAAACGCCCGGCGGTCCCGGTCCGGGGGCCGGGAAACAGCGACCCGGAAACCACCAGAGGTGA
- a CDS encoding P-loop NTPase, which yields MTDEITERVEEAIASVEDPDFGASVVDAGLVTDVSVADGTVTVSVDLAGADPAEAEEVAESIRREAFEVAGVEQVRIEGETPEAGSETHSNSHGGDSGGNGHSHDHSNTGGHGVSVPGVEQVIAVGSAKGGVGKTTVATHLARALAEEYDVGLFDADIHGPNVPEMTGVEGPVEATDDGRAEPAAVDGMEVMSVGLVANDAPLAWRGAMAHDALTELLADTAWSDRDVLVVDLPPGTGDVVLTMLQEVPVSGALLVTTPFPTSLSDTGRSAALLEENGVPVVGTAVNMAGFACEECGHHHDLYGGEDGADGGKEGPEAQLGVEVLAELPFDRGLQRPAAEEGDGTDRPNPVADLAESVGEFLDSDETGPVAVPDSALDIRGLPPRIRHEQVGEEFRALEPGEDLFVVNDHDPSPLAEMLAGEYAEQSPDEAFDTCDVHRKGPDEWVLELRRAV from the coding sequence ATGACTGACGAAATCACCGAGCGAGTCGAGGAAGCGATTGCGAGCGTCGAGGACCCCGACTTCGGCGCGAGCGTGGTTGACGCTGGCCTCGTGACCGACGTGTCGGTCGCCGATGGCACCGTCACGGTGTCGGTCGATTTGGCCGGCGCGGACCCTGCGGAAGCCGAGGAGGTCGCCGAGAGCATCCGACGCGAAGCGTTCGAGGTCGCTGGCGTCGAGCAGGTCCGAATCGAGGGCGAGACGCCCGAGGCCGGGAGCGAGACGCACAGCAACAGCCACGGCGGCGATTCGGGAGGGAACGGCCACAGCCACGACCACAGCAACACCGGAGGCCACGGCGTCTCGGTTCCCGGCGTCGAGCAGGTGATTGCGGTCGGGAGCGCCAAGGGCGGGGTCGGCAAGACCACTGTGGCGACCCACCTCGCTCGGGCGCTGGCCGAGGAGTACGACGTTGGCCTGTTCGACGCCGACATCCACGGGCCGAACGTGCCCGAGATGACCGGCGTCGAGGGACCCGTCGAGGCCACCGATGACGGCCGGGCCGAACCCGCCGCAGTCGATGGGATGGAAGTGATGAGCGTCGGCCTCGTTGCCAACGACGCGCCGCTGGCGTGGCGGGGCGCGATGGCCCACGACGCGCTGACCGAACTACTGGCAGACACCGCGTGGTCCGACCGCGACGTGCTGGTGGTTGACCTCCCGCCGGGGACGGGCGACGTGGTGCTGACGATGCTTCAGGAGGTCCCGGTTTCCGGGGCGCTCCTCGTGACCACGCCCTTCCCGACCAGCCTCTCGGATACGGGCCGGAGCGCCGCGCTGTTGGAGGAGAACGGCGTCCCGGTCGTCGGAACAGCGGTGAACATGGCCGGATTCGCCTGCGAGGAGTGCGGCCACCACCACGACCTCTACGGCGGCGAGGACGGTGCGGACGGCGGCAAGGAAGGCCCGGAAGCGCAATTAGGCGTCGAGGTGCTGGCCGAACTCCCCTTCGACCGCGGGTTACAGCGTCCGGCGGCCGAGGAAGGAGACGGGACCGACCGACCCAATCCCGTGGCCGACCTCGCCGAATCGGTCGGCGAGTTCCTCGACAGCGACGAGACCGGACCGGTCGCAGTCCCCGACTCGGCGCTCGATATTCGGGGTCTTCCGCCGCGCATCCGCCACGAGCAGGTCGGCGAGGAGTTCCGGGCGCTCGAACCGGGCGAAGACCTGTTCGTGGTGAACGACCACGACCCCTCGCCGCTGGCCGAGATGCTGGCCGGCGAGTACGCCGAGCAGTCGCCGGACGAGGCCTTCGACACCTGCGACGTGCATCGCAAGGGACCGGACGAGTGGGTGCTGGAACTCCGGCGGGCGGTCTGA
- a CDS encoding amino acid-binding protein — protein MFDEIMQKFEGSPSQQAVIRLLLERGFSVNDEGRVVSGGIEIPNTQIAREIDVDRRVVDSTTDAILEDEQLRRIFQNISSIPSLMDLAPVLDLSVLTVEVTDADEPGIVATVTGLLADDGISIRQTISEDPEFTDDPRLYIITDGDVPGDLLNELKNLDFVRKIELE, from the coding sequence ATGTTCGACGAGATTATGCAGAAGTTCGAGGGAAGTCCCTCCCAACAGGCCGTCATCCGCCTGCTCCTCGAACGCGGGTTCTCCGTCAACGACGAGGGCCGGGTCGTCTCCGGCGGCATCGAAATCCCGAACACCCAAATCGCCCGCGAAATCGACGTGGACCGCCGAGTGGTGGACTCGACCACCGACGCCATCCTCGAAGACGAGCAACTCCGGCGCATCTTCCAGAATATCTCCTCGATTCCGAGTCTGATGGACCTCGCGCCGGTGCTGGACCTCTCGGTGCTGACCGTCGAAGTCACCGACGCCGACGAACCCGGAATTGTAGCGACCGTGACCGGCCTCCTCGCCGACGACGGCATCTCGATTCGCCAGACCATCAGCGAGGACCCCGAGTTCACCGACGACCCGCGACTCTACATCATCACCGACGGCGACGTGCCCGGCGACCTGCTGAACGAGCTGAAGAACCTCGACTTCGTGCGGAAAATCGAACTGGAGTGA
- the hisB gene encoding imidazoleglycerol-phosphate dehydratase HisB — protein MSDRTAAVTRETAETEIEVTLDVDGDGEATVETGVGFFDHMLESFAKHGLFDLTVRCDGDLEIDDHHTVEDVAITLGEAFADALGDKRGIERFADRKVPLDEAVADVVVDVSGRPLFEFEGDFSQATVGDMTSHMAKHFMRSLAMNAGLTLHVGISGENAHHEIEAMFKSVARSLDDATRIDERRGDVASTKGQL, from the coding sequence ATGAGCGACAGAACCGCCGCGGTGACCCGAGAGACCGCGGAGACCGAAATCGAGGTCACGCTCGACGTAGACGGCGACGGCGAGGCCACCGTCGAGACGGGCGTGGGCTTTTTCGACCACATGCTCGAAAGCTTCGCCAAGCACGGCCTGTTCGACCTGACGGTCCGGTGCGACGGGGACCTCGAAATCGACGACCACCACACCGTCGAGGACGTGGCCATCACCCTCGGCGAGGCCTTCGCCGACGCGCTGGGCGACAAGCGCGGCATCGAGCGATTTGCGGACCGAAAGGTTCCGCTGGACGAGGCCGTCGCCGATGTCGTCGTGGACGTGAGCGGTCGGCCTCTGTTCGAGTTCGAGGGCGATTTCTCGCAGGCCACCGTCGGCGACATGACCAGCCACATGGCCAAGCACTTCATGCGGTCGCTGGCGATGAATGCGGGGCTTACGTTGCACGTCGGGATTTCCGGCGAGAACGCCCACCACGAAATCGAAGCGATGTTCAAGTCGGTCGCGCGGTCGCTGGACGATGCGACGCGGATTGACGAGCGAAGGGGTGACGTGGCGAGTACGAAGGGGCAGTTGTAG
- the hisA gene encoding 1-(5-phosphoribosyl)-5-[(5-phosphoribosylamino)methylideneamino]imidazole-4-carboxamide isomerase, translated as MTHFPEFEVVPAVDMQDGEVVQLVAGERGTEKTYGNPVAAAEQWVEQGAETLHLVDLDGAFEGERENAPAVEAVLDAVGEDADVQLGGGIRTVEDATDLLARGVDRVILGTAAVENPEIVAEISDEYPGSVVVSLDAKDGEVVVSGWTEGTGLDPAEAAARYEDLGAGAILFTDVDVEGQLAGVQTDRVSEVVEAVEIPVVASGGVATLDDVRALRDAGAAAVVVGTALYEGEFTLEEAKSI; from the coding sequence ATGACACACTTCCCCGAGTTCGAGGTCGTCCCGGCGGTAGACATGCAGGACGGCGAAGTCGTCCAACTCGTCGCCGGCGAGCGCGGTACCGAGAAAACCTACGGTAATCCGGTCGCGGCCGCCGAGCAGTGGGTCGAGCAGGGCGCGGAGACCCTCCACCTCGTGGACCTCGACGGAGCCTTCGAGGGCGAACGTGAGAACGCCCCGGCGGTCGAGGCGGTCCTCGATGCGGTCGGCGAGGACGCAGACGTGCAACTCGGCGGCGGAATTCGGACGGTTGAGGACGCCACGGACCTCCTCGCTCGCGGCGTGGACCGGGTAATCCTCGGCACCGCGGCGGTCGAGAACCCCGAAATCGTCGCGGAGATTTCGGACGAGTACCCCGGTTCTGTGGTGGTCAGCCTCGACGCGAAGGACGGTGAGGTCGTCGTTTCCGGGTGGACCGAGGGCACGGGCCTCGACCCCGCCGAGGCCGCGGCGCGCTACGAGGACCTCGGCGCTGGCGCGATTCTGTTCACCGACGTTGACGTGGAGGGCCAACTCGCCGGCGTTCAGACCGACCGTGTGAGCGAAGTGGTCGAGGCGGTCGAAATCCCGGTCGTGGCCTCGGGCGGGGTCGCCACGCTGGACGACGTTCGGGCACTCCGAGACGCCGGGGCGGCGGCAGTCGTCGTCGGCACGGCACTCTACGAAGGCGAGTTCACGCTCGAAGAAGCGAAGTCGATTTAG